A region of Legionella donaldsonii DNA encodes the following proteins:
- a CDS encoding avidin/streptavidin family protein gives MSFKQLGYVALLGLSVVSQAGFAADAMVFKNEKGSVLELTVAKEGNVTGYFTTAVASKECQQAIGQKRPLVGYLTGNAFTISIDYPDCGSALSIIGNMAENKKALDTTWVVAHQAQNNQQPNLGARFIGHNSYTRVN, from the coding sequence ATGTCATTCAAACAGTTAGGTTATGTCGCATTACTAGGTCTATCAGTGGTCAGTCAAGCTGGCTTCGCTGCAGATGCTATGGTTTTTAAAAATGAAAAGGGTTCTGTTTTAGAATTAACTGTTGCGAAAGAAGGTAATGTAACAGGCTATTTTACTACCGCTGTTGCTTCGAAAGAATGTCAGCAAGCAATTGGTCAAAAACGTCCTCTGGTTGGTTATCTGACCGGGAATGCTTTTACTATCAGCATTGATTACCCTGACTGTGGTTCAGCACTCAGTATTATTGGCAATATGGCTGAAAATAAGAAAGCACTCGACACAACCTGGGTTGTTGCCCACCAGGCACAAAACAATCAGCAGCCAAATCTGGGCGCACGTTTCATTGGTCATAATTCTTACACACGGGTCAACTGA
- the gcvPB gene encoding aminomethyl-transferring glycine dehydrogenase subunit GcvPB — MLIFERSKATRQATAQAPQGTEQQFAIPAHFLRQTPPRLPACSELQVVRHYTRLSQKNFSIDTNFYPLGSCTMKYNPRGVHKAASIPGFSNRHPLALEQSSQGFLQALYELQHYLTEITGMAGVSLTPMAGSQGEFAGVAMIKAYHQSRGDTIREEILIPDAAHGTNPASAVMCGFKVVEIPTAKDGDIDLEQLRSKVGPKTAGIMLTNPSTLGLFMRQIKEIAEIVHQAGGLLYYDGANLNAILGKVRPGDMGFDVMHLNLHKTFATPHGGGGPGAGPVAVGKRLLPYLPLPVVVKEKETYRWATRTDYPQSIGRLSCFMGNAAILLRAYFYTRVLGKEGLLRVSEFATLNANYLLSQLTQAGFKPAYPGRRASHEFILTMGQEKKEFGVTAMDLAKRLLDYGFHAPTTYFPLLVPECLLIEPTETECKEELDGFISAMQAIRHEAQINPDLLRDAPHSLPVKRLDDVKAARELDLNYYSHHES; from the coding sequence ATGTTAATCTTTGAACGCTCTAAAGCTACCCGCCAGGCAACTGCCCAGGCCCCCCAAGGCACCGAACAGCAATTTGCTATTCCAGCTCATTTTTTACGCCAAACACCACCGCGTCTGCCAGCCTGCTCTGAATTACAGGTAGTACGCCACTATACCCGTTTGTCACAGAAAAATTTTTCCATTGATACTAATTTTTACCCCCTGGGTTCCTGTACGATGAAATACAACCCTCGCGGGGTGCATAAAGCGGCTTCTATTCCCGGCTTCAGTAATCGCCATCCTCTAGCCTTGGAACAAAGCAGCCAGGGCTTTCTGCAAGCGCTTTATGAATTACAACATTATCTGACCGAAATTACCGGGATGGCTGGTGTCTCTTTAACACCAATGGCTGGCTCACAGGGCGAGTTTGCTGGTGTAGCAATGATTAAGGCCTATCATCAATCACGTGGTGATACGATCCGTGAAGAGATCCTTATCCCTGATGCGGCACACGGCACTAATCCCGCTTCGGCCGTGATGTGTGGTTTTAAAGTGGTTGAAATTCCTACAGCAAAAGATGGTGATATCGATCTCGAACAGCTGCGCTCTAAAGTAGGTCCAAAAACAGCGGGCATTATGTTAACCAATCCTTCCACGCTTGGTTTATTTATGCGCCAGATTAAAGAAATTGCTGAAATTGTCCATCAGGCAGGCGGGTTACTTTACTATGACGGCGCCAATCTGAATGCTATTTTGGGTAAAGTAAGACCTGGGGATATGGGTTTTGATGTCATGCATTTAAACTTGCATAAAACGTTCGCCACCCCCCATGGCGGCGGGGGGCCAGGGGCAGGTCCTGTAGCCGTCGGAAAACGCCTGCTTCCTTACTTACCGCTCCCTGTTGTAGTAAAAGAAAAAGAAACCTACCGCTGGGCAACGAGAACAGACTACCCGCAAAGTATTGGCCGCTTATCCTGTTTTATGGGTAATGCCGCTATTTTATTACGGGCTTATTTTTATACCCGTGTTCTTGGTAAGGAAGGCTTATTGCGTGTCTCTGAATTTGCTACTCTTAATGCCAACTACTTACTTTCCCAACTAACGCAAGCCGGTTTTAAACCCGCTTATCCTGGCCGACGTGCTTCCCATGAGTTTATTCTGACTATGGGGCAGGAGAAAAAAGAGTTTGGCGTTACTGCAATGGATTTGGCGAAACGGTTATTGGATTATGGCTTTCATGCGCCAACAACTTATTTCCCTTTACTGGTGCCGGAATGTTTATTGATTGAACCCACGGAAACCGAATGCAAAGAAGAATTGGATGGTTTTATCAGCGCCATGCAAGCGATTCGTCATGAAGCACAAATAAATCCAGACTTATTAAGAGATGCACCTCATAGCCTGCCTGTTAAACGTTTGGATGATGTCAAGGCAGCGAGGGAATTGGATTTGAATTATTACAGCCATCATGAATCATAG
- the gcvH gene encoding glycine cleavage system protein GcvH, which yields MTDLKFTRTHEWLKSGEDEYTIGITEHAQQLLGDMVFVELPETGDEFKAGDELGVVESVKAASDFYAPISGIVVAVNQEVSANPALVNSDPYGAGWLVKLKAHNPAELNELLNDEQYQNEIAEEH from the coding sequence ATGACAGATTTAAAATTTACCCGCACCCATGAATGGCTAAAAAGCGGCGAGGATGAATATACCATCGGTATCACTGAACATGCTCAACAACTGCTAGGCGATATGGTCTTTGTAGAGCTACCTGAAACAGGTGATGAATTTAAAGCCGGCGATGAATTGGGCGTTGTTGAATCTGTCAAAGCGGCCTCCGATTTCTATGCACCAATAAGCGGTATCGTTGTAGCGGTTAATCAGGAAGTGAGTGCTAATCCAGCACTGGTTAATAGCGACCCTTATGGAGCTGGTTGGCTAGTCAAATTAAAAGCGCATAATCCAGCTGAGTTAAATGAATTGTTGAATGACGAACAATATCAAAACGAGATAGCAGAGGAACACTAA
- a CDS encoding DotI/IcmL family type IV secretion protein: MRHIKLYAVLITLFSCSLTWAEPASEDTQMAVWVNEAIVATYTFNYKNFIDRQREIAKYFTATGWTAYSAALNASKLPDAVQKNSYFVSAVATLPPEIKVINAAQWQAVMPLLVIYRNPQYQQKQNLRVTINFNRAPSGQGVRGFAISSLQAQVITPPCQCKQEVDSTATTSGTQSPPGAQ, translated from the coding sequence GTGCGACACATTAAGCTCTATGCCGTATTAATCACCCTTTTTTCCTGCTCTTTGACATGGGCTGAACCCGCGTCGGAGGATACCCAGATGGCGGTATGGGTCAACGAAGCCATTGTCGCTACCTATACATTTAATTATAAAAATTTTATCGATCGGCAACGAGAAATCGCCAAATATTTTACGGCGACAGGCTGGACGGCCTATAGTGCAGCACTCAATGCGTCTAAACTCCCTGATGCAGTGCAAAAAAATTCTTATTTCGTCAGTGCAGTAGCAACATTACCCCCTGAAATCAAGGTAATAAATGCTGCGCAGTGGCAAGCTGTTATGCCCTTACTCGTTATTTATAGAAACCCTCAATACCAACAAAAACAAAACTTACGGGTCACCATTAACTTTAACCGGGCACCATCTGGTCAAGGTGTACGAGGTTTTGCTATCAGTAGTCTGCAGGCCCAGGTAATAACCCCGCCTTGCCAATGTAAGCAAGAAGTGGATAGCACCGCTACAACAAGTGGTACCCAATCACCCCCAGGTGCACAATAA
- a CDS encoding EAL and HDOD domain-containing protein → MTQQLTPILFARQEIYDAAGSVCAYELLYRNGDDLQSNIDPLDNLAGDKATSFVLSHLFTNLGLDSVVGNLPCYINFTRNHLLQKIPLLLPQNRVIIELLEYTVIDELLLDTIKLLVKEGFKFALDDFVFRDDLIPLIHLAQIIKIDVLNLNESEIKKQLALLKNFKGRLLAEKIEDKKQLSLCKKLGFHYFQGFFLNFPRPIQGQELSESKAYLLKLLAELHHPDVKLERVEEIILQIPKLSYRILRLANSPAMYIGKKIDSLLEAIQQLGLVQIRNWISLILVSSLDEVTYDLLERTLIRAKMCQLLARSSGLVNSQQAYTVGMFSALDTILNEPMTSLLSKIPLSEELNDALLHKRGILGQLLLLTQHYEQGRFDLLDYTTFTAQDYSQAYLNGIDYANTVMAVIR, encoded by the coding sequence TTGACTCAACAACTGACTCCAATATTGTTTGCACGCCAGGAAATCTATGATGCAGCAGGTTCCGTTTGCGCCTACGAACTCCTGTATCGCAATGGCGATGATTTGCAGTCTAATATTGACCCGCTGGATAATCTGGCAGGAGACAAAGCAACCTCGTTTGTTCTGTCCCATCTTTTTACTAACCTGGGTTTGGATTCAGTAGTCGGTAACCTTCCGTGCTATATCAATTTTACACGCAACCATCTTTTACAAAAAATTCCACTGCTATTGCCACAAAATAGAGTCATTATTGAGTTGTTGGAATATACAGTTATTGACGAACTACTCTTGGATACCATTAAATTACTGGTTAAAGAGGGATTCAAGTTTGCCCTTGATGACTTCGTTTTTCGGGACGACCTAATCCCTTTAATTCACTTAGCCCAGATAATAAAAATCGATGTCCTTAATTTAAATGAGAGCGAGATCAAAAAACAGTTGGCCTTACTGAAAAACTTTAAGGGTCGATTATTAGCTGAAAAAATTGAAGATAAGAAACAACTGTCACTGTGTAAAAAGCTTGGTTTTCACTATTTCCAAGGTTTCTTTCTCAATTTCCCACGCCCCATTCAAGGCCAGGAATTATCAGAGAGCAAAGCTTACTTACTAAAATTATTAGCGGAACTACATCACCCTGATGTGAAACTGGAACGCGTGGAAGAAATCATTCTGCAGATCCCCAAATTGAGTTACCGCATTCTGCGCCTTGCTAATTCACCAGCAATGTATATAGGAAAAAAAATCGACTCGTTGTTAGAAGCCATTCAGCAGCTCGGTCTTGTCCAAATACGCAACTGGATCAGTTTGATTTTGGTATCAAGTCTGGATGAGGTTACTTATGATTTACTAGAGCGCACTTTAATTCGGGCGAAAATGTGCCAACTATTGGCTCGCTCTTCAGGCTTGGTGAATTCGCAGCAAGCCTATACTGTGGGGATGTTTTCCGCACTCGACACTATTTTAAATGAACCCATGACCTCTTTACTCAGTAAGATTCCCCTTAGTGAAGAACTCAATGACGCCTTACTCCACAAACGCGGCATTCTCGGTCAATTGCTCTTGCTAACTCAACATTATGAACAGGGCCGCTTTGATCTGCTTGATTACACTACCTTTACAGCACAGGATTATAGCCAGGCCTATTTAAATGGAATTGACTATGCGAATACCGTCATGGCCGTTATACGTTAG
- a CDS encoding acetyltransferase has translation MHRLFTIFILISSSLSFNALAQQSGGSGGGEDLKGVCELSGGNWTGSETGNWACCWPDWGCYGCVDGNCKIKCHTQRCKDANGVGRPSTNEILLQGIAPAGMKAPIVPKRPKATIKNPSNSTLQKTQ, from the coding sequence ATGCATAGACTATTTACTATTTTCATACTCATCAGCAGCAGCTTATCCTTCAACGCGCTTGCGCAGCAATCAGGTGGTAGCGGCGGTGGAGAAGATCTCAAAGGGGTTTGCGAATTGTCCGGCGGTAACTGGACCGGTTCAGAAACAGGTAATTGGGCTTGCTGCTGGCCTGATTGGGGTTGCTACGGCTGCGTTGACGGCAATTGCAAAATTAAATGTCACACACAACGCTGTAAAGACGCTAATGGCGTAGGCAGACCAAGCACCAATGAAATATTGTTGCAAGGTATAGCGCCAGCAGGCATGAAAGCACCTATTGTTCCTAAAAGGCCAAAGGCGACTATAAAAAACCCATCAAACTCAACACTGCAAAAAACGCAGTAA
- a CDS encoding YciI family protein codes for MFIVQLTYKAAISEVDKYLQAHREFLDYHYKQGLLLASGPMKPRTGSILIATTRDKAHLESMLQQDPYYLAEIADYQIIEFTPVKHREELKDLIQETEGKLC; via the coding sequence ATGTTTATTGTACAGCTAACCTACAAAGCAGCGATAAGTGAAGTAGATAAGTATTTGCAGGCACATCGCGAATTTCTGGATTACCATTACAAGCAGGGTTTACTTCTGGCTTCTGGGCCAATGAAACCGCGCACAGGCAGTATTCTTATTGCTACAACCAGGGACAAAGCGCATTTGGAATCCATGTTGCAGCAAGACCCATATTACCTTGCTGAAATTGCAGACTACCAGATTATTGAATTTACTCCTGTAAAACATCGTGAGGAACTCAAAGACCTCATTCAAGAAACGGAAGGCAAATTATGTTAA
- the gcvT gene encoding glycine cleavage system aminomethyltransferase GcvT has translation MIAKTPLHANHLALGAKMVDFHGWEMPLHYGSQLEEHHYVRQHAGMFDVSHMTVVDVLGAGGRQFLRKLLTNDVDQLEHTGRALYSCMCNEHGGIIDDLIVYQRASDNYRIVLNSATRLRDLAWIRAKSEGFSVGLQERNELAMLAVQGPEAITKIMTILTPAQSDGVSTLTNFECVDVDNWFFARTGYTGEDGFEIILPHDAAVNLWQSLLQIGVKPCGLAARDTLRLEAGMLLYGQDMDESTTPLESGLEWTVKWLPEDRDFIGMGALLSQKQHGVKRKMVGLVMQDKGIMRTGQRVVVDGQSDGVITSGTYSPTLGKSIALARVPANTGEQVMVDIRGKLIPAKVGKPRFVKRGKLL, from the coding sequence ATGATTGCAAAAACACCATTGCATGCTAATCATTTGGCACTTGGCGCTAAAATGGTTGATTTTCATGGCTGGGAAATGCCCTTGCATTATGGCTCACAACTGGAGGAGCACCATTACGTTCGTCAACACGCCGGCATGTTCGATGTTTCTCATATGACTGTTGTTGATGTACTGGGCGCGGGCGGACGACAATTTTTGCGTAAGTTGTTGACTAATGATGTCGATCAACTCGAGCATACCGGACGTGCACTTTACAGTTGTATGTGTAACGAACATGGCGGAATCATTGATGATTTAATTGTTTATCAACGCGCCTCTGATAATTATCGTATTGTCTTAAACTCAGCAACCCGTTTACGTGATCTGGCCTGGATCCGCGCCAAAAGCGAAGGCTTTTCAGTAGGCCTGCAAGAACGAAACGAACTCGCCATGCTAGCTGTCCAAGGCCCGGAAGCTATAACCAAAATAATGACTATTCTGACACCTGCTCAAAGCGACGGTGTATCTACGCTAACCAATTTCGAATGTGTTGATGTCGACAACTGGTTTTTTGCCCGCACGGGCTACACCGGTGAAGACGGCTTTGAAATTATTCTGCCCCACGATGCGGCAGTTAATCTCTGGCAGTCTCTCTTGCAAATTGGCGTTAAACCCTGCGGTTTGGCTGCACGCGATACCTTAAGATTGGAAGCTGGCATGCTGCTATATGGCCAGGATATGGATGAATCAACTACCCCCTTGGAATCCGGTTTGGAATGGACTGTAAAATGGCTGCCAGAAGATCGCGATTTTATCGGGATGGGTGCTTTATTGTCACAAAAACAGCATGGCGTTAAACGCAAAATGGTCGGCTTGGTTATGCAGGATAAAGGGATTATGCGTACCGGCCAACGTGTTGTGGTCGACGGACAAAGTGACGGTGTTATTACTAGCGGTACTTATTCGCCCACCCTGGGAAAATCCATTGCCCTGGCGCGTGTACCTGCAAATACCGGTGAACAAGTCATGGTTGATATCCGCGGTAAATTAATTCCCGCGAAAGTGGGTAAGCCGCGATTTGTTAAGCGCGGAAAACTATTGTAG
- the gcvPA gene encoding aminomethyl-transferring glycine dehydrogenase subunit GcvPA, which produces MPYIPHTDEDTQAMLASIGAKQTQDLFDEIPSSLLYGELKNIPAGLSEMAMLKEAQRLADKNQNGICFIGAGSYEHHIPAAVWDIASRGEFLTAYTPYQAEASQGTLQLLYEYQTMMAELTGMDVANASMYDGATALAEAVLMAVRVNKHSKTNRVLVAGTVHPLYRETLETVVRTQHIEVITLPFDEKEGITALSALDKYQGEDITALIIAQPNFFGCLEQVDAMSDWAYANRTVSIACVNPISLALLKPPGQWGSRGVDIVCGEGQPFGSPLASGGPYFGFFSTRMEHVRQMPGRLIGRTLDKDGKTGFSLTLQAREQHIRRGKATSNICTNQGLLVTAATIHMSLLGADGMQQVARQCHHNTQTLVAALSQIEGVDKVFSAPCFHETLLRFNQPAAWVLQQLHDAGIAGGYSVESHYPGLKNTILVCATELRTEEEIAYYANSLRQIMSKRGS; this is translated from the coding sequence ATGCCTTATATTCCACACACGGACGAAGATACGCAAGCCATGTTGGCGAGCATAGGAGCTAAACAAACACAAGACCTGTTTGATGAAATTCCCTCGTCTTTGCTCTATGGCGAACTAAAAAATATACCTGCCGGCCTCAGCGAAATGGCGATGCTAAAAGAAGCTCAACGTTTAGCGGATAAAAACCAAAATGGTATTTGTTTTATTGGTGCAGGCAGCTATGAGCATCATATCCCGGCTGCAGTGTGGGATATTGCATCACGCGGTGAATTTCTAACTGCTTATACGCCTTACCAGGCAGAAGCCAGTCAAGGAACATTGCAGTTACTCTATGAATACCAAACGATGATGGCCGAATTAACAGGCATGGATGTAGCCAATGCATCGATGTACGATGGAGCCACGGCGCTCGCTGAAGCGGTTTTGATGGCAGTGCGTGTGAATAAACACAGTAAAACCAATCGCGTTCTGGTCGCCGGTACGGTTCACCCCTTATATCGTGAAACGCTGGAAACTGTGGTGCGTACGCAACATATTGAAGTCATCACACTGCCTTTTGATGAAAAAGAAGGTATCACGGCTTTATCTGCCCTGGACAAGTATCAAGGCGAGGATATTACGGCCTTAATTATCGCCCAGCCCAACTTTTTTGGCTGCCTGGAACAAGTCGACGCAATGAGTGATTGGGCCTATGCGAATCGCACAGTGAGCATTGCCTGTGTTAATCCAATTTCGCTTGCCCTCTTAAAACCACCTGGGCAATGGGGTTCTCGTGGTGTCGATATCGTTTGTGGTGAAGGCCAGCCCTTTGGCTCTCCACTTGCCTCAGGCGGCCCTTATTTTGGATTTTTTAGCACCCGCATGGAGCATGTTCGTCAAATGCCAGGGCGTCTAATAGGCCGTACCCTCGATAAAGATGGCAAAACGGGCTTCAGTCTTACCTTACAAGCCCGCGAACAACATATAAGACGGGGTAAAGCGACTTCCAATATCTGTACCAATCAGGGTTTGCTGGTTACTGCCGCAACCATTCATATGAGTCTTCTTGGTGCTGACGGCATGCAACAGGTTGCCCGCCAATGCCATCATAACACCCAAACCCTGGTCGCAGCACTGAGCCAGATTGAGGGCGTAGACAAAGTATTTTCAGCACCTTGTTTTCATGAAACCCTTCTACGTTTTAATCAACCCGCTGCTTGGGTACTCCAACAGTTACATGACGCAGGCATTGCTGGTGGTTATTCCGTCGAATCTCATTATCCGGGATTAAAAAATACCATACTGGTTTGTGCGACGGAGCTCCGTACAGAGGAGGAAATTGCTTATTATGCCAATTCACTCAGACAAATTATGTCTAAGCGAGGTAGTTGA
- a CDS encoding DUF3592 domain-containing protein, which produces MTNWLVSWHWLLDLLWLLFLLVLLRHFWRDRQSLQQTKFWLITKGRITRFVWTREGHQLWPKIEYTYQVFDRDFIGEYLFLDTSHNNPNSKYARKVAYRAAIAFEKDEEIDIFYNPNHPEQAALDITMPRKLNLIIILLFLLIIVHLGVIGYHLL; this is translated from the coding sequence GTGACGAATTGGCTTGTGTCCTGGCATTGGCTGCTTGATCTTCTTTGGTTACTTTTTTTACTGGTTTTGTTGCGGCATTTCTGGCGGGATCGGCAATCGTTACAGCAAACCAAATTCTGGCTTATTACTAAAGGACGTATCACACGTTTTGTCTGGACTCGTGAAGGACACCAGTTGTGGCCGAAAATAGAATATACCTATCAGGTTTTTGATAGGGATTTTATTGGCGAATACCTCTTTTTGGACACGTCACACAATAATCCTAATAGTAAATATGCGCGTAAAGTGGCTTATCGTGCGGCGATCGCCTTCGAAAAAGACGAAGAAATTGACATTTTTTATAATCCCAATCATCCGGAGCAGGCCGCGCTTGATATTACCATGCCCCGCAAATTAAATTTGATTATTATCTTACTTTTTTTATTAATTATTGTGCACCTGGGGGTGATTGGGTACCACTTGTTGTAG
- a CDS encoding ABC transporter permease has protein sequence MRNSRFYFANRENVSRFINRWDLLLLILIFSVLFFLGWAGKQMASPYQLGDPLPISLEPSKLPFYALRTVLRMFIALALSIIFTFIVGTLAAKNRRAEQVVIPAIDVLQSVPVLSFLSITVTGFIHLFPGSLLGPECACIFAIFTAQVWNIIFGFYQSLKTLPHDLKEASAMFQLSAWQRFWKVEVPFSMSSLLWNMMMSMSASWFFVVLSEAIAVAHQDIRLPGVGSYIALAIERRDLHAVGYAILTMVIVIFLYDQILFRPLIAWSEKFKMEQAPDEEEYQSWLIDLLRGSRLTKRFGKGLNIVKDNFVNARCFRRRGPKVVKEVDFHRQKHLDWLWYAVVWLVIIGSGWLLLEFILAELKVSEIVHVFLLGAATGTRVIVLIIISSFIWIPVGVWIGLRPRLAQKIQPVIQFVAAFPANLFYPLFVIAIVRFNLSVEIWVTPLMILGTQWYILFNVIAGASTIPRDLYLAADNFGVKGWQWWKRLALPGIFPFYITGAITAAGGAWNASIVAEWVSWGSTTLKATGLGEYIQASTIAGDFPKIALGTAMMCSYVLAFNHLIWRPLYRLAEERFHFN, from the coding sequence GTGCGCAACAGTCGTTTTTACTTTGCCAACCGCGAAAATGTCAGTCGCTTTATTAACCGCTGGGATCTGCTGCTCCTGATTCTCATTTTCTCAGTATTATTTTTTCTTGGTTGGGCAGGCAAACAGATGGCAAGCCCCTATCAATTGGGGGATCCGCTACCCATTTCACTTGAGCCGTCAAAATTACCTTTTTATGCTTTGCGTACCGTGTTGCGGATGTTTATTGCCCTGGCCTTGTCGATTATTTTCACGTTTATCGTCGGTACCCTGGCAGCAAAAAACAGGCGTGCTGAGCAAGTGGTTATTCCGGCAATCGATGTTTTGCAATCCGTGCCAGTATTAAGTTTTCTATCCATTACGGTTACCGGTTTTATTCACCTCTTCCCCGGCAGTTTATTGGGGCCAGAATGTGCCTGTATTTTCGCTATTTTTACAGCGCAGGTATGGAATATTATTTTTGGATTTTACCAATCGTTAAAGACCTTGCCTCATGACTTGAAAGAGGCTTCGGCCATGTTCCAACTATCAGCCTGGCAGCGTTTTTGGAAGGTTGAAGTCCCTTTTTCCATGTCCAGTTTATTGTGGAATATGATGATGTCTATGTCCGCAAGCTGGTTTTTCGTTGTTTTATCAGAGGCAATTGCTGTCGCTCATCAGGATATCCGTTTACCTGGCGTGGGCTCTTATATTGCCCTGGCTATCGAACGGCGTGATTTGCATGCGGTAGGGTATGCTATTTTAACCATGGTTATTGTTATTTTTCTCTATGATCAGATTCTGTTTAGACCACTGATAGCCTGGTCTGAGAAATTTAAAATGGAACAGGCACCCGATGAAGAAGAATATCAATCCTGGCTCATTGATTTGCTGCGCGGCAGTCGATTAACCAAGCGCTTTGGTAAAGGGCTCAATATTGTCAAAGATAACTTTGTTAATGCCCGGTGTTTTCGCCGTAGAGGACCGAAGGTGGTGAAAGAAGTCGATTTTCACCGTCAAAAACACCTTGATTGGCTATGGTATGCAGTCGTTTGGTTGGTTATTATTGGGAGTGGCTGGTTATTGCTGGAATTCATTCTTGCCGAACTGAAGGTCAGCGAGATTGTTCACGTCTTTCTTCTTGGGGCCGCTACCGGTACCCGCGTCATTGTATTGATTATTATCAGTTCGTTCATTTGGATTCCCGTGGGGGTCTGGATAGGGTTGCGGCCGCGCCTGGCGCAAAAAATACAGCCGGTCATCCAGTTTGTTGCCGCATTTCCTGCTAATTTATTCTATCCTTTATTTGTAATTGCCATTGTACGGTTTAATTTAAGCGTGGAAATTTGGGTAACGCCACTGATGATTCTGGGTACGCAGTGGTATATTTTATTTAATGTGATTGCCGGGGCATCAACCATTCCGCGAGATCTTTATTTGGCAGCTGATAATTTTGGTGTGAAGGGATGGCAATGGTGGAAACGACTGGCGTTACCCGGTATTTTCCCCTTTTATATCACTGGCGCAATTACTGCTGCAGGCGGTGCCTGGAACGCCAGTATTGTGGCAGAATGGGTCAGCTGGGGGAGCACCACGTTAAAGGCAACCGGTTTGGGGGAATATATACAAGCCAGCACGATTGCCGGTGATTTTCCGAAAATTGCGTTAGGTACGGCAATGATGTGTTCCTATGTCTTGGCGTTTAATCACCTAATTTGGCGCCCGCTCTATCGTTTGGCGGAAGAGCGCTTTCATTTTAATTGA
- a CDS encoding TMEM43 family protein translates to MTEEISTRSWGSRIKDAFIGIFAGILLIIGSFVLTFWNEGHGLHRAQSLVEAQRVLISVPNAPIDNKNNLRVVYFSGLATTKDILTDSFLGIKENAIGLTRTVEMYQWKEYTETKTESQMGGSEKTTKTYNYKKIWSQKLLDSSSFNDQAGHQNPAAMPVESQQQYAQTVTVGDFFLPQSVISEISETSPVNLSKVNLSAIQKQINKPVHYVNNQLYGGQDYQNPQIGDLRIKATAVLPQTVSIIGQQTGNTLQPYMAKAGQEVILLTSGQESPDQMIHDALVENRIITWILRLVSLLAMVAGFSLVLKPLVVLADVLPLLGSIVGFGTGLIAFVCGFILWSIATAIAWFAIRPFWSLGIIIVAVVVSYLFIMRRRQTQALNKTTQPAEVAINDDPSK, encoded by the coding sequence ATGACAGAAGAAATCAGTACGCGTTCATGGGGTAGCCGTATAAAAGACGCTTTTATAGGTATTTTTGCCGGTATTCTTTTAATTATCGGTTCTTTTGTCCTCACCTTCTGGAATGAAGGCCATGGCTTGCATAGGGCTCAATCGCTAGTAGAGGCTCAACGCGTATTAATTTCTGTTCCTAATGCCCCTATTGATAATAAAAATAATCTTCGGGTTGTCTATTTCAGTGGTTTGGCAACGACCAAAGATATTCTGACCGATTCTTTCCTTGGCATTAAAGAAAACGCCATTGGTCTCACGAGAACTGTAGAAATGTATCAATGGAAAGAATATACAGAAACCAAAACTGAATCGCAGATGGGCGGCTCAGAGAAAACAACAAAAACGTATAATTACAAAAAAATCTGGTCACAAAAACTGCTTGATAGTTCGTCGTTTAACGATCAGGCTGGGCATCAGAATCCTGCGGCAATGCCCGTTGAGTCACAACAGCAATATGCTCAGACAGTCACTGTGGGAGATTTCTTCCTTCCACAAAGCGTGATTAGTGAAATTAGTGAAACAAGTCCTGTTAACCTTTCCAAAGTGAATCTTTCCGCTATCCAGAAGCAAATCAATAAACCAGTCCATTATGTCAATAATCAACTCTATGGGGGACAGGATTACCAAAATCCGCAAATTGGCGATCTACGCATTAAAGCAACAGCGGTTTTACCGCAAACGGTCAGCATTATTGGCCAACAAACAGGAAATACCTTACAACCCTATATGGCTAAAGCTGGGCAAGAGGTGATACTTCTGACTTCCGGACAAGAATCACCGGACCAAATGATTCATGATGCGCTGGTTGAAAATCGAATTATCACCTGGATCCTGCGCCTGGTTTCCTTGCTCGCGATGGTTGCTGGATTTTCCCTGGTATTAAAGCCGCTGGTTGTCCTGGCAGATGTATTACCCCTATTAGGTTCTATTGTCGGATTTGGTACGGGCTTGATTGCTTTTGTTTGCGGTTTTATCCTTTGGTCAATCGCAACGGCAATAGCCTGGTTCGCTATCAGGCCGTTTTGGTCTCTGGGTATCATCATCGTTGCTGTAGTGGTCAGCTACCTCTTTATTATGCGTCGACGTCAAACGCAAGCATTAAATAAAACAACTCAGCCAGCAGAGGTGGCTATTAACGATGATCCCTCAAAATGA